One Succinivibrio dextrinosolvens DNA window includes the following coding sequences:
- the rodA gene encoding rod shape-determining protein RodA — translation MFGLFLALCFSLFVLYSASGQEADMLIRQITRTGAAFVLMIAVAQIPPKYFAKASTYLYIIGVILLVLVELFGDISKGAQRWLNLGIVRIQPSEFFKVVMPLSVAAFLAKTALPPKLLHTICSFIIVGIPTVLILMQPDLGTAALVSVAGFICIFIAGLSWWWLIAGAIAGAAALPVIWNFVLHDYQKQRVFTLLDPSSDPLGAGYHIIQSKIAIGSGGLYGKGWLQGSQSQLDFLPEPHTDFIFAVLSEETGLVGFLILISLYCFIIGRCVVITLNARHNFERILCGSFTFTFMFYIFVNIGMVSGILPVVGVPLPLISYGGTAMITLMICFGIMMSIHTHKKVSFFKKDNK, via the coding sequence ATGTTTGGTCTATTCTTAGCTCTCTGTTTCAGTCTGTTTGTTCTTTATTCCGCATCTGGTCAGGAAGCAGATATGCTGATTCGACAGATTACAAGAACAGGCGCGGCTTTCGTGCTGATGATTGCAGTTGCTCAGATTCCACCTAAATACTTTGCAAAAGCCTCAACCTATCTGTACATCATTGGCGTTATTCTACTGGTTTTAGTAGAGCTTTTCGGAGATATTTCCAAAGGAGCTCAGAGATGGCTTAATCTCGGTATTGTAAGAATTCAGCCATCAGAGTTTTTCAAGGTGGTAATGCCTCTTTCTGTAGCAGCCTTCCTTGCAAAAACAGCACTTCCTCCAAAACTGCTGCACACCATCTGTTCCTTCATTATCGTAGGTATACCTACAGTTCTGATTCTAATGCAGCCTGACTTAGGAACTGCAGCACTAGTTTCAGTTGCAGGCTTTATCTGTATCTTTATTGCAGGTCTGTCATGGTGGTGGCTGATTGCAGGAGCAATTGCAGGAGCTGCCGCACTTCCTGTAATCTGGAATTTTGTGCTTCACGACTATCAGAAACAGCGCGTATTTACTCTGCTTGACCCTTCATCTGATCCATTAGGTGCCGGCTATCACATCATTCAATCTAAAATCGCCATCGGCTCAGGCGGTCTTTATGGAAAAGGCTGGCTACAGGGTAGTCAGTCTCAGCTGGACTTTTTGCCAGAACCTCATACTGATTTTATTTTTGCTGTGCTTTCAGAGGAAACTGGACTTGTAGGATTCCTCATTCTGATATCACTATACTGTTTTATAATCGGAAGATGTGTCGTCATCACCTTAAATGCCCGTCATAACTTTGAAAGAATTCTGTGTGGAAGTTTCACTTTTACCTTCATGTTCTACATCTTTGTAAATATCGGCATGGTGTCAGGTATTCTCCCTGTAGTAGGTGTACCACTGCCGCTGATCAGTTACGGCGGTACAGCAATGATTACCCTTATGATCTGCTTTGGAATCATGATGTCTATTCACACTCATAAAAAAGTAAGTTTCTTTAAGAAGGATAATAAGTAA
- the holA gene encoding DNA polymerase III subunit delta yields the protein MALAPVYVISSDEPFLKNEKSSMLIQMARKELPEAEFMLFTNNDFSSGATANLARLENELIDPGLFGGDRIIKIYLDSINSTTVQVLQLLAKRSRPGVVCVVEIPRIKKTTLPTAPEKYTDKFRGQSSVETKLKHVLAFLMDIGGINEILYAPSGVQFSQWISKQAQKHGLSVAPEVISFLSLCCEGNLVAVDQFFSIAKISGKTNIDLETAKAYLESSSRYTGFEFSEAVLAPNTQRALNILASLCQTNTNRTQILSMVVSNFDKMLWVMRKLKEPENIQILKSRNFKERAAFFKSYGIVLPSTSDVILRAAQTMPQDFYDYLVTELAQAAKYLQEFDDKKAYQSLQNMAVSVYTSAVRELKKL from the coding sequence ATGGCATTAGCACCTGTTTACGTTATTTCAAGTGATGAGCCTTTTCTTAAGAATGAGAAAAGCTCCATGTTGATTCAGATGGCACGAAAGGAACTGCCAGAAGCTGAATTCATGCTCTTTACAAATAACGATTTTTCCTCCGGTGCCACCGCTAATCTTGCAAGACTGGAGAATGAACTTATTGATCCAGGTCTCTTTGGCGGAGATCGCATCATTAAGATTTATCTTGATTCAATCAACTCAACTACGGTACAGGTTCTTCAGCTTTTGGCAAAGAGATCAAGACCAGGGGTTGTCTGTGTGGTTGAAATTCCAAGAATTAAAAAGACCACTCTGCCAACAGCTCCTGAGAAATATACCGATAAATTCCGCGGTCAAAGTTCTGTGGAAACTAAACTCAAACATGTTCTAGCTTTTCTGATGGATATAGGAGGGATCAATGAAATTCTTTATGCTCCATCAGGCGTACAGTTCAGTCAATGGATCAGTAAACAGGCTCAGAAACATGGACTTTCAGTAGCCCCTGAGGTTATTTCCTTTTTATCTCTTTGCTGCGAGGGAAATCTCGTGGCAGTAGATCAGTTTTTCTCAATTGCGAAAATCTCGGGGAAAACCAATATTGATCTTGAGACCGCAAAAGCTTACCTTGAATCAAGCAGCCGCTATACTGGATTTGAATTTTCAGAGGCTGTTCTGGCACCAAATACACAGAGAGCACTGAATATTCTAGCCTCCTTATGTCAGACAAATACCAACAGAACACAGATTCTATCCATGGTTGTATCTAATTTCGACAAAATGCTCTGGGTTATGAGAAAATTAAAGGAACCAGAGAATATTCAAATTTTAAAATCCAGAAATTTTAAAGAAAGAGCAGCCTTCTTTAAATCATATGGAATAGTACTGCCCTCAACATCAGATGTTATTCTCCGTGCAGCTCAAACCATGCCTCAGGATTTCTATGACTATCTTGTAACAGAGCTTGCTCAGGCAGCAAAATATCTTCAGGAATTTGACGATAAAAAGGCATATCAGTCACTTCAGAACATGGCTGTCTCTGTTTATACATCTGCAGTACGAGAATTGAAAAAACTCTAA
- the nadD gene encoding nicotinate (nicotinamide) nucleotide adenylyltransferase, which yields MEKTIKKIGVLGGSFNPPHNDHIRIAEYIRNRLDLDLFLIVPNALPPHKDTCHVEFSHRRRMLQILTENHSALQISDLEKDPNVPHYTIDLIDKIKSEYPQSTVFFCMGMDSLIYLDKWRNGLDITDKCNIVVIGRKGYSVDDSNPEVKDYLKTHAVYESDSTFSEKLNEKKGNCFLLKECFNDVSSSKIRQEFEEYYKTAEQHMDLAEYADKFPYSLTYLDRGIIEYIVKNSLYRKRES from the coding sequence ATGGAAAAGACTATAAAGAAAATCGGAGTTCTTGGAGGCAGCTTCAATCCTCCACACAATGATCACATAAGAATTGCAGAATATATCAGGAACAGACTTGATCTTGATTTGTTTCTCATTGTGCCTAATGCCTTGCCTCCTCACAAGGATACCTGTCATGTTGAATTTTCACACCGCCGCAGGATGCTTCAGATACTGACAGAAAACCACAGCGCACTTCAGATTAGTGATCTTGAAAAAGATCCTAATGTACCACATTACACCATTGATCTGATTGATAAAATCAAGTCCGAGTATCCTCAATCCACAGTATTCTTCTGCATGGGCATGGATTCACTTATTTATCTCGATAAATGGCGTAACGGACTTGATATAACAGATAAATGTAATATCGTGGTAATTGGAAGAAAGGGCTACAGTGTTGATGATTCAAATCCTGAGGTAAAGGATTATCTGAAAACTCATGCAGTTTATGAGTCGGATTCAACTTTTTCAGAAAAGCTTAATGAAAAAAAAGGTAACTGCTTTTTACTAAAAGAATGCTTTAATGATGTAAGTTCTAGTAAAATAAGGCAGGAATTTGAAGAATACTATAAAACAGCTGAACAGCATATGGATTTAGCGGAATATGCCGATAAATTCCCCTACTCACTGACTTATCTTGATAGAGGGATTATTGAGTATATTGTAAAGAATTCACTATACAGAAAGAGAGAATCTTAA
- the leuS gene encoding leucine--tRNA ligase, which produces MADNKVAYNPQEIEPEVQKYWEEHQTFRATEDKNKEKYYCLVMFPYPSGRLHLGHVRNYALGDVIARFNRLLGKNVLAPIGWDAFGLPAENAAIKNNKQPGDWTYENISYMKGQLKSLGLSYDWAREVATCRPEYYKWEQKFFGELYKKGLVYKKVSTVNWCPVDNTVLANEQVENGCCWRCGSKVELKEIPQWYLKITAYAEELLNDLDKLDGWPERVRTMQKNWIGRSEGLNITFKVDGSDDTFTVYTTRPDTFMGITYISISANHPLVKKCCENNPELEAFCQECRTQKFAEADLATMEKKGMATGLYAIHPITGRKVPIYVANFVIMDYGTGAVMSVPGHDQRDYEFAKKYGIEIIPVIKESKESGDPDLSEHAFVEHGIACHSGEFDGMNFEEAFKAIADKLESMGCAERKVNYRLRDWGISRQRYWGAPIPMLTIDETGEVVPEKDENLPVELPYDVKINGVISPLKTDEKWYKTTYEGKSATRETDTFDTFMESSWYFARYCSPRDEKEMFDKDAANYWLPVDQYIGGIEHAVLHLLYSRFFFKLLRDAGMVKYDEPFKRLLCQGMVLADAYYYLDEKGTKNWVNPLDAFPTRDDKGNIVSAVDKEGHQLHHEGMIKMSKSKANGIDPEYMVKMYGADTVRLFMLFASPAELTLEWRQSGVEGSQRFLRKLWSQVQDLVNAGPKVTLDKNKLTPELKKLRHELHVTIEKVTDDIGRRQTFNTAIAAIMELLNLANKCTGTDEASMAVRYEVYNSVIIMLYPIVPHICFKLWSMLGNTTEIDTETWPVADKEALKEDEITIVVQINGKVRAKISVAPNEDEEAVIAKAKETPEAQKFTEGKQIKKSIYVKGRLVNIVAV; this is translated from the coding sequence GGTCTGCCAGCAGAAAACGCTGCAATCAAAAATAACAAGCAGCCAGGAGACTGGACCTATGAAAACATTTCCTACATGAAAGGTCAGTTAAAGTCACTTGGGCTTTCATACGATTGGGCCCGTGAGGTTGCAACCTGCCGACCAGAGTACTACAAGTGGGAGCAAAAATTCTTCGGTGAACTTTACAAGAAAGGACTTGTTTACAAGAAGGTTTCCACAGTTAACTGGTGTCCTGTTGACAACACTGTGTTGGCTAACGAACAGGTTGAGAATGGCTGCTGCTGGAGATGCGGTTCTAAGGTCGAGCTTAAGGAAATCCCTCAGTGGTATCTGAAGATCACAGCATACGCAGAAGAGCTGTTAAACGATCTGGATAAGCTTGATGGCTGGCCAGAGCGTGTTCGTACCATGCAGAAAAACTGGATCGGACGTTCTGAAGGCCTGAACATTACCTTCAAGGTCGACGGAAGCGATGATACCTTTACTGTGTACACCACCCGACCAGATACCTTCATGGGTATTACCTACATTTCAATTTCTGCTAATCATCCTCTGGTTAAGAAGTGCTGTGAAAACAATCCTGAACTTGAAGCTTTCTGTCAGGAATGCCGCACTCAGAAATTTGCAGAAGCAGATCTTGCCACCATGGAAAAGAAAGGTATGGCAACAGGTCTGTATGCTATTCATCCTATTACCGGAAGGAAGGTACCTATTTATGTTGCCAACTTCGTTATCATGGATTATGGTACTGGTGCAGTTATGTCTGTTCCAGGCCACGATCAGCGTGACTACGAGTTTGCTAAGAAATATGGCATTGAAATCATTCCTGTAATCAAAGAGTCAAAGGAATCAGGTGATCCTGATCTGTCAGAGCACGCTTTTGTTGAGCACGGTATTGCCTGCCACTCTGGTGAATTTGACGGAATGAACTTTGAAGAGGCTTTCAAAGCTATTGCTGACAAGCTTGAGAGCATGGGCTGTGCAGAGCGTAAGGTTAACTACAGATTACGTGACTGGGGAATTTCCCGTCAGCGTTACTGGGGTGCACCTATCCCAATGTTAACCATTGATGAGACTGGCGAAGTTGTTCCTGAGAAGGACGAGAATCTGCCAGTTGAGCTTCCATATGACGTTAAGATCAATGGTGTAATTTCTCCTCTGAAGACTGACGAGAAGTGGTACAAGACCACCTATGAAGGAAAGAGCGCAACTCGTGAAACTGACACCTTCGATACCTTCATGGAGTCATCATGGTACTTTGCAAGATACTGCTCCCCTCGTGATGAGAAGGAAATGTTCGACAAGGATGCAGCCAACTACTGGCTACCTGTTGATCAGTACATTGGCGGTATTGAGCACGCTGTATTACACCTGCTGTACTCACGTTTCTTCTTCAAGCTGTTAAGAGATGCGGGAATGGTTAAATATGACGAGCCATTCAAGCGTCTGCTGTGCCAGGGTATGGTACTTGCTGATGCCTACTACTACCTAGATGAGAAGGGAACTAAGAACTGGGTAAATCCTCTAGATGCATTCCCTACCCGTGACGATAAAGGTAATATTGTTTCAGCAGTAGATAAGGAAGGACATCAGCTGCATCATGAAGGTATGATCAAGATGTCTAAGTCTAAGGCTAACGGAATTGATCCTGAGTACATGGTTAAGATGTACGGTGCTGATACAGTTCGTCTGTTTATGTTATTCGCATCCCCTGCAGAACTGACTCTTGAGTGGAGACAGTCCGGTGTTGAAGGTTCACAGAGATTCCTACGTAAGCTATGGTCTCAGGTTCAGGATCTTGTTAATGCTGGTCCTAAGGTTACCCTTGACAAGAACAAGCTTACACCTGAGCTGAAGAAGTTAAGACATGAACTGCACGTAACCATTGAAAAGGTTACCGACGATATCGGCCGCAGACAGACCTTCAATACAGCTATTGCTGCAATTATGGAGCTTCTGAATCTTGCTAACAAGTGCACAGGAACTGATGAAGCTTCTATGGCTGTGCGTTATGAAGTATATAATAGCGTTATTATCATGCTGTACCCAATTGTTCCTCATATCTGCTTCAAGCTATGGTCAATGCTTGGTAATACTACTGAGATTGATACTGAGACCTGGCCAGTTGCTGATAAGGAAGCTCTGAAGGAAGACGAAATCACCATCGTTGTTCAGATCAACGGAAAGGTTCGTGCAAAGATCAGTGTTGCCCCTAATGAAGATGAGGAAGCAGTTATCGCCAAGGCAAAAGAAACTCCTGAAGCACAGAAGTTTACCGAGGGTAAGCAGATCAAGAAATCAATCTACGTAAAGGGTAGACTGGTTAACATTGTTGCTGTCTAA
- the rsfS gene encoding ribosome silencing factor, producing MENDILIQKCIKTLEDSKARDLVSIDVKEHSSIADNMVICTGTSNRHVSAIAQKLVDNLYKEGLKHIKISGEQLGEWVIVDTGSVMVHILQNEARERYELDDLYRCMASGF from the coding sequence TTGGAAAACGATATTTTAATTCAGAAATGTATAAAGACTCTTGAGGATTCAAAGGCAAGAGATCTGGTAAGCATTGACGTTAAGGAACATTCATCTATTGCAGACAATATGGTGATCTGTACCGGTACTTCAAACCGACATGTAAGTGCAATTGCCCAAAAGCTAGTAGACAATCTATACAAGGAAGGGTTAAAGCACATCAAGATTTCAGGGGAACAGCTTGGTGAATGGGTTATCGTCGACACTGGCTCAGTAATGGTACACATTCTTCAGAATGAAGCTAGAGAAAGGTATGAACTTGATGACCTATACCGCTGCATGGCCTCAGGATTTTAA
- the mrdA gene encoding penicillin-binding protein 2 encodes MGKQNRNEELELRVFRSRVFICIGISILMVVILFCNLYYLQIISYQDYKTRSNENSIKVMPVVPPRGIIYDRNLVVLADNAPVYHLVLFPNKQIKTKDTIVELDKLLELNLSEKDISRLLYESKTRKRFSGVELSNFLSEEQIATFAVNSYKYPNAQIVANLKRYYPFADITTHTTGYVSRINQNDVKKLASSGKLENYEGSTEIGKLGIEKFYEDSLHGETGSTKVEVNSHGQVIRTLNYEPPVPGKDLKLTIDIRLQYYAQEIFGHMKGAVVAIDPSNGEILAMYSNPSYDPNPFVRGIRSGEYKRLLDNPGHPLINRATQGGYAPASTVKPLLCVMGLNEKLITTKGNFFGAPYFKLPGSTHQFRDWRAWGHGWMDLYRAIEISADTYFYDLAYRAGINRIHDYLDRYGFGKKTGIDISEESLGINPSRDWKKSRFNQQWHLGDTVPIGIGQGYWTSTLMQLAKAHATLANRGVTRTPHLLKEMVDPTTNEITAYTQEEPEDTLKVTDPQYFEDCRIGMYLVVNGPEGTGRRAFFGAKYKAAGKSGTAQVVSIKQGEKYNAAKLKVEHRDNALFVAYAPFKQPRILVAVILENEGGGSTKAAPVARAMIDKYLLDLYPNGYMGDPNPQVVKFGMGGTVVLQ; translated from the coding sequence CTGGGTAAGCAGAATCGCAACGAGGAACTTGAACTAAGAGTATTCCGTTCCAGAGTTTTCATATGCATTGGTATATCCATACTGATGGTAGTTATCCTTTTCTGTAATCTTTATTATCTGCAGATTATCTCCTATCAGGACTATAAAACCCGTTCCAATGAAAACAGCATCAAGGTAATGCCGGTTGTACCTCCTCGAGGAATTATCTACGATCGCAATCTCGTGGTTTTGGCAGATAATGCACCTGTTTATCATCTGGTGCTATTCCCAAACAAACAGATCAAGACTAAAGACACCATTGTTGAATTAGATAAGCTGCTTGAACTAAACCTTTCTGAAAAGGATATTTCAAGATTACTCTATGAATCTAAAACCAGAAAGAGATTCTCAGGAGTTGAGCTTTCTAACTTTCTCTCAGAGGAGCAGATAGCAACTTTTGCAGTAAATTCATATAAATATCCTAATGCACAGATTGTAGCAAACCTGAAGAGATATTATCCATTTGCAGATATTACCACTCATACCACAGGCTACGTATCTAGAATCAACCAGAATGACGTAAAAAAACTGGCCAGCTCAGGAAAACTTGAGAACTATGAAGGCTCTACTGAAATCGGAAAACTAGGTATTGAAAAATTCTATGAGGATTCCCTGCATGGTGAAACCGGTTCAACCAAGGTTGAAGTCAACTCCCATGGACAGGTTATCAGGACACTGAATTATGAGCCTCCCGTTCCAGGAAAAGATCTCAAGCTCACCATTGATATCAGACTGCAGTATTACGCCCAGGAAATATTCGGTCATATGAAAGGAGCTGTGGTCGCCATTGATCCTTCAAACGGAGAAATCCTGGCGATGTATTCAAATCCTAGCTACGATCCTAATCCATTTGTACGCGGCATCCGTTCTGGCGAATACAAACGTCTTCTAGACAATCCTGGTCATCCACTGATCAACCGAGCCACCCAGGGTGGTTATGCACCAGCCTCAACAGTTAAGCCTCTGCTTTGTGTAATGGGACTGAATGAAAAACTAATCACAACAAAAGGAAACTTCTTTGGAGCTCCTTATTTCAAACTGCCTGGTTCAACACACCAGTTCCGTGACTGGAGAGCCTGGGGTCATGGATGGATGGACTTATACAGAGCAATTGAAATCTCTGCAGATACTTATTTCTACGATCTTGCCTACAGAGCAGGAATCAACAGAATTCACGACTACCTTGACAGATACGGATTCGGAAAGAAAACCGGAATTGATATTTCTGAGGAGTCTTTAGGAATAAATCCATCTCGCGACTGGAAAAAATCTCGTTTCAATCAGCAGTGGCATCTTGGTGATACCGTACCTATCGGTATCGGTCAGGGCTATTGGACCTCAACACTGATGCAGCTTGCAAAGGCTCATGCAACACTTGCAAACCGAGGTGTTACAAGAACGCCTCATCTACTTAAGGAAATGGTTGATCCAACTACCAATGAAATCACCGCATATACTCAGGAAGAACCTGAAGATACACTGAAGGTTACGGATCCTCAGTACTTTGAGGACTGTAGAATCGGTATGTATCTGGTGGTTAACGGACCGGAAGGTACCGGAAGAAGAGCATTCTTCGGGGCAAAATACAAGGCAGCAGGAAAATCAGGTACAGCTCAGGTTGTATCCATCAAGCAGGGTGAAAAATACAATGCCGCCAAGCTCAAGGTTGAACATCGAGACAATGCTCTATTTGTTGCCTATGCCCCATTTAAACAGCCTAGAATTCTTGTAGCGGTTATTCTTGAGAATGAGGGAGGCGGTTCGACAAAAGCAGCCCCTGTTGCCAGAGCCATGATCGACAAGTATCTTTTAGATCTTTATCCTAACGGCTACATGGGAGATCCAAATCCTCAGGTAGTAAAATTCGGAATGGGTGGCACTGTCGTATTACAGTAA
- the mltB gene encoding lytic murein transglycosylase B: MKKTISKLAIALGLSFFANSYVAAAPNYNELAQYAGIDVQTLKDAISQAVYQQKIIDAITRPSEGKPWWQYRKIFITTSRIEAAVKFYFENEKTLLKAQKEFGVPYEIICAIIGVETFFGKNMGSWRVLDALYTLGFNYPKREAYFSKEFARFVALASREDWKYNDIKGSYAGAMGMGQFMPSAYLDYAVDYDGDGYVNLFTNRVDAIGSVANYFNGHGWQTGRGIYYPCHINNADPKVLMDKQWNLTVEELYKSGATTKVNLSPNQKIRLFAYDLENGQKGYAVGLENFHSIMRYNTSPLYARAVYELSEFIAIGVNKVKQQQGQKVVHRSKKP; encoded by the coding sequence ATGAAAAAAACAATTAGTAAACTGGCCATCGCATTGGGATTATCCTTTTTTGCCAATTCATACGTAGCGGCAGCTCCTAATTATAATGAACTTGCACAGTACGCTGGAATTGATGTTCAGACACTAAAAGATGCAATCTCCCAGGCTGTTTATCAACAGAAGATTATTGACGCAATAACCAGACCATCAGAGGGGAAACCTTGGTGGCAGTATCGCAAGATCTTTATTACCACCTCAAGAATCGAGGCTGCTGTAAAGTTCTATTTCGAGAATGAAAAAACTCTTCTAAAAGCTCAGAAGGAATTCGGTGTTCCTTATGAGATTATCTGTGCAATTATTGGAGTAGAGACTTTCTTTGGTAAAAATATGGGCAGCTGGAGAGTTCTTGATGCACTTTATACTCTTGGCTTTAACTATCCAAAAAGAGAAGCTTACTTCTCAAAGGAATTTGCTAGATTCGTAGCATTGGCTTCAAGAGAAGATTGGAAGTACAACGATATCAAAGGTTCATATGCAGGAGCTATGGGTATGGGGCAGTTTATGCCTTCTGCCTATCTTGACTATGCAGTAGACTATGATGGTGATGGCTATGTAAATCTGTTTACCAACAGAGTAGATGCGATCGGCTCAGTTGCAAATTATTTCAATGGACATGGCTGGCAGACAGGCAGAGGTATCTACTATCCATGCCATATCAACAATGCAGATCCTAAAGTTCTTATGGACAAACAATGGAATCTTACTGTCGAGGAACTGTACAAGTCAGGAGCGACCACCAAGGTTAATCTGAGTCCAAATCAGAAAATTAGACTGTTTGCATATGATCTTGAGAACGGTCAGAAGGGGTATGCTGTAGGACTTGAGAATTTCCACTCTATTATGAGATACAACACCTCTCCGCTGTATGCTCGTGCTGTATATGAACTGTCGGAGTTCATTGCAATTGGAGTCAATAAGGTAAAACAGCAGCAGGGACAGAAAGTAGTACACAGAAGCAAAAAGCCATAA
- the rlmH gene encoding 23S rRNA (pseudouridine(1915)-N(3))-methyltransferase RlmH, giving the protein MKLIIIAVGNKMPAWVTEAFTDYQKRFPPEMKLVLEEIAPVKRNGKNSDEKAKEQEAKMILEALPKKAYIIALDERGKQFTSLELGDKVGVWQNLGMDVVLIIGGPNGLTDEVRNKANELWSLSKLTLPHPLVRVFLAETIYRGWSIYANLPYHRA; this is encoded by the coding sequence ATGAAACTGATTATCATTGCTGTTGGCAACAAAATGCCAGCATGGGTAACTGAAGCTTTTACAGATTATCAGAAAAGATTTCCTCCTGAGATGAAACTGGTATTAGAGGAAATTGCTCCTGTGAAACGTAACGGAAAAAACTCCGATGAAAAGGCCAAGGAACAGGAAGCAAAGATGATCCTTGAGGCTTTACCAAAAAAAGCCTACATAATTGCCCTGGATGAAAGAGGAAAACAGTTTACCTCTCTGGAACTTGGAGATAAGGTTGGCGTCTGGCAAAATCTTGGAATGGACGTTGTTCTGATTATTGGAGGGCCAAACGGCCTCACAGACGAAGTTAGAAACAAAGCCAATGAGCTTTGGTCTCTTTCAAAACTTACACTTCCTCATCCACTGGTAAGAGTTTTTCTTGCGGAAACCATTTATAGAGGATGGAGTATTTACGCAAATTTACCTTACCATCGGGCATAA
- the lptE gene encoding LPS assembly lipoprotein LptE, with product MRFKLFAVGVMLLGLSACGFHIPNQNRLGSTLAEIDVTGAYHDQFYKMVVQKLQVRGVKVNYQGTANRKFKSRKDVPSLEIAAPSVSTPIVSIDVFGSAKEYNMVVTTSAILKIPNHSKPIIIRNGISRLTINKGDNSLASANERQILLDESLDELSDQMIRRINYLGKQSDPDASKATPAQLVLAKDEDNNEVYIDNSPSMTLIDALKAQQVQEKYEADSVALSELNNGIRVLNPEKKYELPKTKIKMVNEAPDDLSAEGFIKKDK from the coding sequence ATGAGATTTAAGCTTTTTGCAGTTGGAGTAATGCTATTAGGGCTTAGTGCCTGTGGTTTTCATATTCCTAATCAGAACAGACTTGGATCGACACTTGCTGAAATAGATGTTACAGGAGCATATCACGACCAGTTCTACAAGATGGTTGTGCAGAAGCTTCAGGTAAGAGGAGTTAAAGTTAATTACCAGGGAACAGCCAATCGCAAATTCAAAAGCCGTAAGGATGTTCCTTCTCTGGAAATTGCTGCTCCTTCTGTAAGTACTCCGATTGTTTCGATTGATGTTTTCGGTTCTGCCAAGGAATACAACATGGTGGTAACCACTTCGGCCATCCTGAAGATCCCAAATCACAGCAAGCCAATCATCATCAGAAACGGCATCAGCAGACTTACCATTAACAAAGGTGATAACTCTCTGGCTAGTGCCAATGAGAGACAGATCCTTCTGGATGAAAGTTTAGACGAGCTTTCAGATCAGATGATCCGACGCATCAATTATCTTGGAAAACAGTCTGATCCGGACGCTTCAAAGGCAACACCAGCTCAGCTAGTGTTAGCAAAGGATGAGGACAACAATGAGGTCTACATTGATAATTCACCTTCAATGACTCTTATTGATGCCCTGAAGGCTCAGCAGGTTCAGGAAAAATATGAAGCTGATTCCGTTGCTCTGTCAGAATTGAACAATGGTATTAGAGTCTTAAATCCTGAAAAGAAGTATGAGCTGCCTAAGACCAAGATAAAGATGGTTAATGAAGCTCCTGATGATCTGAGTGCTGAAGGCTTCATCAAGAAAGACAAATAG